One genomic segment of Helianthus annuus cultivar XRQ/B chromosome 14, HanXRQr2.0-SUNRISE, whole genome shotgun sequence includes these proteins:
- the LOC110909020 gene encoding transmembrane and coiled-coil domain-containing protein 4, which translates to MPSKLTHTQRYAAAALFGLALNQAQIHQTLLLGSSYNEPTEDRVSSSSSSDSVSEDPLLWVNESSGLLRPIFRFLDIKDSSWSGLEETAGSSSTSSHIGAFLRLLAEESDDESVEALDHELALSNAVNAMVASIETTPEDYIVKKEKQRAYADELQEKLTTNEPTNESTPELENQLKNLKSEDVKNEREKDCEKENLKNEDVKNKQEKNLKSEDVKTEQEKDCKKENLKNEDVKNKQERNLKSEDVKNEQEKDCIKENVENEQEESCKKENIKNEHEKERKPPPGTKEPRIASNSDIEEKLVEERGMLSYGRKVTVLYELLSACLADIPEDNKTKTKRRGKGYDARHRSALRLLTTWFDIKWIKMEAIEIIVACSAMAVLKEEEAKEEEQAPKSMWSKWKRGGIIGAAALTGGTLMAITGGLAAPAIAAGFSALAPTLGTIIPVIGASGFAAVATAAGSVAGSVAVAASFGAAGAGLTGTKMARRTGSVDEFEFKAIGGNHNQGRLAVEILVSGFVFEEQDFFRPWEGQTDNMERYVLQWESKHLIAVSTAIQDWLSSTLAMELMRRGAMMTVLSSFVAAFAWPATLLYLTDLIDSKWTIAVNRSDKAGKLLAEVFIKGLQGNRPVILVGFSLGARAIFKCLQYLAEAGYDGIVERVVLLGTPVAIQGENWGAVRKVVSGRFINAYSTNDWMLGVAFRASLLSQGLAGIQSVNVPGIENVEVTELIDGHSSYLWATQEILDRLELESYFPVFNKN; encoded by the exons ATGCCTTCAAAGTTAACACACACACAGAGATATGCGGCTGCAGCTTTATTCGGGTTGGCCCTAAACCAGGCCCAGATTCACCAAACCCTTCTGTTGGGCTCCTCCTACAATGAACCCACAGAAGATCGTGTTAGCAGTTCAAGCAGTAGCGATTCAGTTTCTGAAGATCCTCTGCTTTGGGTTAACGAGTCATCGGGTCTGCTCCGACCCATTTTCAG GTTCCTCGACATCAAAGATTCATCCTGGTCTGGGCTAGAGGAAACTGCCGGTTCTTCTTCAACAAGTAGTCATATTGGAGCG TTTTTAAGATTGCTAGCTGAAGAAAGTGACGACGAATCTGTAGAAGCATTGGACCATGAACTTGCTTTGTCCAACGCTGTCAATGCCATGGTGGCAAGCATAGAAACAACTCCCGAAGATTATATAGTAAAAAAAGAGAAGCAACGTGCATACGCTGATGAGTTGCAGGAAAAGCTTACCACTAATGAACCCACTAATGAATCCACGCCTGAACTGGAAAATCagttgaaaaatctaaaaagtgAGGACGTTAAAAACGAGCGGGAGAAAGATTGCGAAAAGGAGAACCTAAAAAACGAGGACGTTAAAAACAAGCAGGAGAAAAATCTAAAAAGTGAGGACGTTAAAACCGAGCAGGAGAAAGATTGCAAAAAAGAGAACCTAAAAAACGAGGACGTTAAAAACAAGCAGGAGAGAAATCTAAAAAGCGAGGACGTTAAAAACGAGCAGGAGAAAGATTGCATAAAGGAGAACGTTGAGAACGAGCAGGAGGAAAGTTGCAAAAAGGAAAACATAAAAAACGAGCATGAGAAAGAGCGCAAGCCGCCACCTGGCACTAAAGAACCGCGTATTGCATCCAACAGTGACATTGAAGAAAAACTCGTTGAAGAGAGGGGGATGCTCAGTTATGGAAGAAAAGTGACAGTTTTATACGAGCTTCTTTCCGCTTGTTTGGCAGATATACCTGAAGACAATAAAACTAAAACCAAGAGACGAGGTAAAGGTTATGATGCTAGACACCGTTCTGCTTTGCGGTTGCTGACAACATGGTTTGACATCAAATGGATAAAAATG GAAGCAATTGAGATAATTGTTGCTTGCTCTGCAATGGCTGTACTGAAAGAAGAAGAGGCAAAAGAAGAGGAACAAGCACCGAAAAGCATGTGGAGTAAGTGGAAACGTGGAGGTATTATTGGAGCTGCTGCTTTAACTGGCGGAACCCTAATGGCAATTACTGGCG GTTTAGCTGCTCCAGCAATTGCTGCAGGGTTTAGTGCTTTAGCACCTACATTGGGCACCATTATACCAGTAATCGGAGCCAGCGGGTTTGCTGCTGTTGCAACCGCTGCTGGAAGTGTTGCGGGATCTGTTGCAGTGGCTGCCTCTTTTGGAg CTGCTGGAGCGGGACTTACTGGGACCAAAATGGCTAGAAGGACAGGAAGCGTTGATGAATTTGAGTTCAAAGCCATAGGGGGAAACCATAACCAAGGC AGACTTGCGGTTGAGATATTGGTCTCGGGATTTGTCTTCGAGGAGCAAGATTTTTTTAGACCTTGGGAAGGTCAAACCGATAACATGGAAAG ATATGTGCTACAATGGGAATCAAAGCATTTGATTGCTGTAAGCACCGCAATTCAGGATTGGCTTTCATCAA CACTTGCAATGGAATTAATGAGACGAGGTGCAATGATGACTGTACTAAGCTCTTTTGTAGCAGCTTTCGCCTGGCCTGCAACTCTTCTTTATTTAACCGATCTTATTGACAGCAAATGGACAATTGCTGTGAACAG ATCTGACAAGGCTGGAAAGCTGCTTGCTGAAGTGTTTATCAAGGGGTTACAAGGCAACAG GCCTGTGATACTAGTGGGTTTCTCACTTGGAGCACGGGCAATCTTCAAGTGTCTCCAATATCTTGCTGAAGCTGGATACG ATGGAATTGTAGAAAGAGTGGTTCTACTTGGGACGCCTGTTGCCATACAAGGTGAAAATTGGGGAGCTGTTAGGAAG GTAGTTTCTGGCAGATTTATAAATGCTTACTCCACAAATGATTGGATGCTGGGAGTAGCCTTCCGTGCCAG TCTCCTTAGCCAAGGATTAGCTGGGATTCAGTCGGTGAATGTTCCTGGAATCGAGAAT GTTGAAGTCACAGAACTGATTGATGGGCACTCGTCTTACTTATGGGCTACACAGGAGATACTAGATCGGCTGGAACTAGAATCGTACTTTCCGGTTTTCAATAAAAATTAA
- the LOC110909019 gene encoding uncharacterized protein LOC110909019, with the protein MGEEVKGANPSPKDDNNLHLLNEKGASRKGKSCKGCLYYSSTLKSNSRNPVCVGITRSLPKVPHYYVGESEMEASKEGRSLTDFRYGCVGYSVYPDIKDPSAHVKETQQELPVCVGIEVLVDRKVTNANSAPTHVHNKDNHAIPQPRVNRPPQSASDDFFSRFTRNANLVASGVAKNVRKVGNQIKESVDDILYRRPK; encoded by the exons ATGGGGGAAGAAGTGAAAGGAGCAAACCCTAGCCCCAAAGATGATAATAATCTACACTTATTGAACGAGAAAGGTGCTTCGAGAAAAGGTAAATCGTGTAAAGGATGCTTGTACTATTCATCAACTCTCAAATCTAATTCTCGGAATCCTGTTTGCGTCGGCATCACTCGTTCTCTTCCTAAAG TACCTCACTACTATGTTGGAGAATCTGAGATGGAAGCTTCAAAAGAGGGTAGGAGCCTTACTGATTTCAGATACGGTTGCGTTGGTTACTCTGTTTATCCAGATATCAAAGATCCCTCTGCCCATGTAAAAGAAACACAACAGGAGTTGCCAGTCTGTGTTGGCATTGAg GTTCTAGTGGACAGAAAAGTTACTAATGCTAACTCTGCTCCTACTCATGTTCATAACAAAG ATAATCATGCAATTCCACAACCACGAGTAAACAGGCCACCTCAGTCTGCATCAGATGATTTCTTTAGCAG ATTTACCAGAAATGCAAATCTAGTTGCATCAGGGGTAGCAAAAAACGTTCGCAAAGTTGGGAATCAAATAAAGGAAAGTGTTGATGACATTCTGTATCGACGACCAAAGTAA
- the LOC110909021 gene encoding protein CHAPERONE-LIKE PROTEIN OF POR1, chloroplastic — protein sequence MNLSGLTGSPAKYCFRLHSRSPAVPCKRAPAFQDKGIRRNFFCLERRNNLAGSTSRCITKRSFLMKCAMDASFGDARDESSVIFPRINIKDPYKRLGISNEASEDEIQSARNFLVQKYAGHKPSVDAIESAHDKIIMQKFYERKNPKINVKKKMREVSQSRVVQAVTSRFRTPATNFIIKTSIAFVVLAALTVLFPTEEGPTLQVAISLFTTIYFIHDRLKSKLRAFLYGVGTFAVSWLLGTFLMVSVIPPILKGPRSLEVTTSLVTYVLLWVSSTYLK from the exons ATGAATCTGTCTGGATTGACTGGTAGCCCGGCAAAGTATTGCTTCCGTCTACATTCAAGAAGTCCGGCTGTACCTTGTAAGCGCGCGCCGGCTTTCCAAGATAAGGGTATACGTAGAAACTTCTTTTGTCTTGAAAG ACGGAATAATTTGGCTGGTTCAACAAGTAGATGTATCACAAAGAGATCATTTTTGATGAAATGTGCCATGGATGCTTCATTCGGTGATGCTAGAGATGAATCATCTG TCATCTTTCCACGAATCAACATAAAGGATCCATACAAAAGACTTGGTATCAGTAACGAAGCTTCTGAAGACGAAATCCAAAGTGCTAGAAACTTCTTAGTTCAAAAATACGCCGGTCACAAACCAAGCGTTGATGCAATTGAATCCGCACACGACAAAATAATAATGCAAAAGTTCTATGAACGGAAAAACCCCAAGAtcaatgtgaagaaaaagatgaggGAAGTAAGCCAGTCTCGTGTTGTCCAGGCTGTCACAAGCAGATTTAGAACCCCGGCTACTAACTtcattatcaaaacatccatcgCATTTGTGGTACTTGCAGCTCTTACGGTTCTCTTTCCAACTGAAGAAGGACCCACCCTTCAGGTTGCCATATCACTGTTTACCACAATATATTTCATACATGACCGGCTCAAGAGCAAACTCCGAGCTTTTCTTTACGG GGTTGGAACGTTTGCTGTGTCATGGCTGTTGGGAACGTTCTTGATGGTGTCGGTTATCCCACCAATACTCAAAGGGCCAAGGAGTTTAGAAGTGACAACATCGTTGGTAACTTATGTGCTTCTATGGGTTTCTTCTACTTATCTTAAATGA